The Miscanthus floridulus cultivar M001 chromosome 6, ASM1932011v1, whole genome shotgun sequence genomic interval AGAGGCCGGAGCGGCAGCTCCCCTCTGACCAGAAACAAGAAAGCCACCTTGGGCACGCGGCTGACCGGCGTGCGGCGGACCATTGGCGCCATGGACGCTCGCCAGTACAGCTCCTCGTCGGTCATGTTGTGCATGACGCCGCTCGGGGAAAGGAAGCCCGCCGACCGAAGCTGCGGGttttgcggcggcggcggcggcggaggaggaggcggctgcgacgGTGTTGGTGGCGTCGTCAGCGGCGGAGGCGAAGACGACGACGGCGCAGCACTAGAGCGTAACGGTGGCATGAAAGGGAGGTAGTATCGGATGAACATGGCGTTGGAGGAGGTCACGCCGAGAACGAACCCCAACGAGACGAAGAGAAGCTTGGATGCCACGCCGATGAGCCTCCCGCCTAAACGAGACGCCGTCCGCGTGGGCTTCTTCGTGTCCTTCATGGCTATGGCTTGGCTTCAAGCTAGCATGCGTGAGGGAGAACCGCTCTGCCCTGGCGATGCACTCGCAGCCTTATACAATGGCTGCTACTCTGCAGCCTCGTTGATGGAATCGGAATTCACGCACGGCGCCGATCGCTTTGCTTTCGCTGCAAATTAACATGGCTTGTTCGTGCAAAAGCTACTAGTGTACTACGTGGCCGGCCTGATTCACTTCGCGAGTTGTTAGTAGGATGCAAGCAATCGATGGGTCGTAGTTTCATCCTTTGCGTTGTTTCCGCTATGAACTACCGATGGGGATTTTTTTTCCTCGAACACGTAGAAGAGCTACTTATCATTATACTAAGAAGAATAAATAAGGAGTCTAGCTGTTTAGGCAGCTTAAACAACCCCTTACAAGGGAGTGACCATTACAACCCAagaaaacacaaaaaaaaaaactaagtaaTACCAAAGACCGACAAAATAGTCATGGCCAAAAGCTACAGAGCCCTTTGACTCCTCATCTCTAATATCTTGCATGATGAAACTAAAATTGGGCTGAGACCTCTCAAAGACAACAATTTCTATGCTCCGGATCTATTTGTTACATATAATATTGTGCAAAAGGATCATCTTATATgaggagaaaaaaaaaaacaaggtaTCCTTGGCTAGGAGCACGACAAAAGAGGAGCCCGTTTATCAAAAAAAGGAGAGAGGAGCTCGTCAACGATCAAACCGTAGACGAAGAACATGTCAAAGGCTCTTCCAAACAAAACATTTTTCTCCAGTCTAGGTAACAAAGTGTTTTGAGATCAACCATCACTCGTTTTCTCCCCATAGATCTAAAATAAAGGGGCTAGATTAAATCTTCCGCTCCATCTTATCTTTTCCATCATCTCCCTCTACTCTCATGGACCCAACCATGACGCCCTACTCACCCCTGCCGCCTCTGCCTCCCTACCAGGCTCCAGCGTCTCACCCGCCACTGGTTCGCAACCGTTCAACGCGCCACCCCTAGAATCCATTGGATGTGCCTCCTCCTCACCGTCTCCTTCATCTCTAGTCGAGCTCCCCCactgccaccacctcctccaagCTTCGACGGCTTCCCactgcgccccccccccccccccccccccccgccgccgccTACAAACTTTGCCATACTAACCCGTGGAGGTCATCGGGCTATCACCAGGACGTTCCTGCCCTTGCCACGTCCAAATGTCTTCCCCCCACTCCCTGACTGGCGGCACCACTGCCGCCTCACCTCGCACACGCCACTACTGCTGGTCCGACCTTCTCCCAAGCGATCCAACTAAGCCCGATAGACTCAGGTAAACCcctgaaccctaaaccctaacgCTAACCTTGCCGCAGTTGTGGAAGAAGGTCACATGGCATCTTTGGATTTGTCACAAAAATTGGAGTGATAGGAAGCCTTGAATCACACGAATTATATTTAGCTTTACTCATTTTTagataataaaataaaaattccAACTTTATGCCCTGTTCATGAAAGAGGATAAGGAGAGGATGAAGTCGAATCTTTATTTGCATCCTATTTTCTTCTAGCTAAGTTATTTTTAGTGAGAATGACCCGTCTTTTTAAGCTTCACAAATAAAGGGCTTATATTATATATGATTTCGAACGGGAATGAAAGTAAGGCACATGGCGTGGTACTCTGCTGCGAACAAACATATTTGCCGCCTCAATGTCTGGGTGTGGTGGCTCGAGGTTTGTCCATACATACATCATTTATCCCAGCTGTCCATCAGACCATCACTCCGATCCATGTTCCATCCGTTGATGCTCAACACGTTGAGAGGTGGCTTGACCTCTGTTCCGGGCAGCGACGAAGCCAGGAATCGACGAAGCCAGGGctggcttcctcttcttcttcctctagcccctccttgccttcttcttcctcctcatggcggtagcccgggctaagcccgggctccatgtaaatcatggccgtagggggggctggagcacgggtagcccccccccccccccccccccccccccgctggcTTCGTCGCTGGATCCGGGTAGAAGAAAGGAAACTTAGGATTGACACAAGTGCTAGGCACACGGTAAACGACGATGCATAAGTTGTGATGCATGTTCTGATCTGTTTCTATATTCTTCTGGGTCAAACATGTCCAACCAGTAGTGGTTCAAGTAGCATAAGTCAAGTGCAAAATCGTTGGCTTCATCACGCAACTACACAACCTTTTAGCTTAAATAACGAATTGCAAGAACCAGGAAGTAAAGCAACTGTTTTTTCGACCTCAGATGTGCTAGTAGGAACTAGGAAGTACTGTAATCTTGACCATGACATGACTCCATGAGGTCACCCAAAGCCCATGACCTTGGGAGCCAAGCGCAACAGCGGCTCGAGCGTGTCCGGCGAGAACTTGCGCGCGAACAGGCTGCAGATCCCGTCGCGGGCGCCGTTGTAGAAGCAGCGGTTGCCGCCGTCCTCCCTGATCTTGTTGATCAGCTCCTCCGTCACCTCGGCCCCGTCGTGGGTGTGCGGGTGCATCCCCTGCGGCCGCTTCCAGTCAGCGTACGTGAGGCTCCGGTTGGCGTTCCGCGTCCACCCCAGCAGGTTGAGCAGCGTCGGGAGGTAGTGCTCGTCGGTGAGGCAGCGCCACCGCCCGACGCAGAAGTCGCGGAACATCTGGATGTAGGGCTCGTCGGCGACGACCTCGAGCGCCAGCGCCCGGTCCATCTCGAACCACTGCGCGCCCTTGCGCCAGTGCTCGATGGTGATGTTGGTGCGCTCCGCGAAGAACCTGTCGTAGCGCGCCCGGCAGTCGCCGTTGCCGTAGCTGTCGACGAAGCTGGTGGCGGAGCCGGTGAGGAAGGCGTAGACGGTGGAGAAGTTGTAGACGGGGATGCACGCCTCCGACAGCAGCACGAAGCGCTCGTTGCCGTGGTCCAGGAGCGCGCTCGCCAGCAGCCGGCTCTCTGCCTCCACCAGGCTCACGTGTCCCCATTTCGTTTCCTGCACGTCCAGTCCAACAATGAGCAGCATATCCATGGTTGTGCTGGAACGAAGTTGCAGAGCATTTTGCAGTGCTAGAATTTCATTTAGGGCTTGTTGGGTTACTCCGGAACGAAGGCCTGGAACGATTCCTGGTTGGAATGCTTCACTAAGGGCTCGTTCAGTTCAACTGAATCCGGGCCAGGAACCATTCATGTTGACTGAAGTTTATTCAAATTACATAATGAATCCGGCCTGGATTATTTCCCGGCAGTCATTCCCCTTCAAACGAACACGGCCTAGTTTGTATAACGTTGATAACCTGGAATAATTCCTTGCTCCATTCTGGAACAACCTAACGCACTCTTACCTTGCTTGGGATCATGCGGCCGTAGAACACGGAGTCCGGCGGCGGCGAGCCGGTGTAGGAGGGATCAGTGTGGACGTAGATGGAGTAGAGCTCGTGGTGCCCCGCAAAGAACTTCTCCCACATAGGACGCAGTGGCAGCTCCCCTCTTACCAGGAACAAGAAGGCAATCTTGGGCACACGGCGGTAAGGCGTGCGATGTCCCTTGGGCGCCATAGACGCCCTCCAGAACAGCTCCTCGTCGGTCATGTTGTGGATAACGCCGCTTGGCGCAAGCAAGTCCATCAGCCCCATTCGTAGGTTTTGTGGTGCTGGCAGCAATGGCGTTGCTgctggtggaggtggcggcggcagtgGTGGCGTCGGAAAGGGCAATGATGCAACGAAAGGGGTGTAGATGTTTGGAAACTTGGCTATGGACGCCATGCCTAGGACAAATCCCAAGGAGACGAAGAGAAGCATATGAACCACGTACAGGAGTTTCCCGACTGAGCGCGGCGCCCGTGTGGGCATGTTTGTGTCCTTCATGGCTTAGTCTCAAGCTAGCCAGCGGCATGAGCGAGAGAGAAATGCAGCAGCTGCCTTGGTTATACTCTGCTTGTGAGATTGACTCGTTGTGCAAATTGGCATGGCTTGTTCGTGCAAAAGTTTGGAGTATTCAGTAAGCTATTTAGTATCAGCGTGGATACCTATCGCTAGGAAGGAATAACCTATATGAGCCATAGGTTCAAGTTCAACTCCCCTTTGCTTCCAGTAGGTATCATTGGTACAAATATATAAATTGCACAACTATTCACTTTGTGTAAAGCGTAAAAAAAAAGAACATACGCCCTTTGTGATGAGGAAAGACCACATATAATTGTGTGCACAAACAGCTTATCTTAAGAACTTTTATCTCTTCCGCGATTAGATTAGATGCATAATAAGTGCACCGCAATGGGGAACTACATACAAGCAATAATATATACCACTTTTCATTCCATTTGTAGATGCCTAAGGCCCTCCACAATGTTGCTCTTGAGTAATGCCtaaaagaggagagagaggatcGTAGCACCACTCCCTCCATTGCAACTAGTGTAGCTAGTTTCGAGCGATGCCAACAAAACGGAGAGCGGAGCAAGTACTTTCACCGATGCCAACTGATGCTAGATTGATAAAATATTGTTTCCTTCGTACCCATTGAGATGAAGACGACAAGACCTGTGCAAGGCTGGCTGAGTACGGCATCTGCTTTTTTATTTACTTTTAACTAGATTGACGGGTCCCACAAGTGATGATTGGTATTGTATACCACTGTGAGCTAACTGGAGTGGTGCTAGAGTTCATTCGTGGAGGCCGATGATTTTTGGGCACCACTCGCACACTGCGGAAGGCCTAAGAGAGACTTACTAATCAACTTTGATTTCTGGTCAGAAGACTCTGTATCTGAGTCCCAAGCAAAATGGGTGTGGCGCAGCTTGTGCCACATAGGACATTTGTAACTTTGCTCCTCTTATATCAATGAAAGCCGGTAACagatcttttgaaaaaaaaaagatttatgGTCAGAAGATTTTTTTTGGGTATGTAACTGGAGAGGTCAGAAGAAATTTCATCTAAAAGAGGCAACTGAAAACAGTATAGCTAAACTCCCCAAGAGATCAACAGAAACATCAGATTCGTACTTTCTCTATGCCAGTAGCATGGGGCCATTCAGAAAAATCCTCCCATTTGACCATTTCCTCCCACCGAAATGATGCTTCTCCTACTTAAGATTCCTATCCAATGTTTCATAGTCGaactttttttaaaattttcagaGAAGGGGGAAACCAGCACTAACAGCAGCCTTCTGCAATGCTACACATACGTAAAGGGACTAATAACTTGCATACGAACACTATAAGCTCATTCATTGTAGGAGTACCAAAGTCTCATATAAAGAAGTAAAGAGGCCAATGCCATTTCCATCGAAGTTGAAAACGCAATGAATCTTCTGCTGATAAGCACTCAACTGTTTTTCACTTTTTCTAAGGATTACAATGGTAACAAACTACAATCTTGATCATCTCACGCAAACCCCATAACCTTGGGAGCCAATCGGAACAGCGGCTCGAGCGCATCATGTGCGAACTTGCGCGCAAACAGGTAGCAGGTCCCATTCGCCCCGTCATTGTAGGTGCAGTTCCTACCACTGCCGGCGCCTCCCCTGATCTTCCTGATCAGATCCTCTGTCACGTCATCTCTCCCGTACGTCTGTGGGTGCACTTCCCCAATCCTCCAGTCTGCGTACGTGAGCGTCCGATTGGCGTTGTGCCTCCACCCGATCAAGCTCAGCAGAGTTGGGATGTAGTGCTCGTCCATGAGGCAGTTCGGCTGGGCAGCGCAGTACTCACGGAACGCCGGGAAGTAGGTGTCGTCGGAGACGACTTCACGGGCGAGGGCACGGTCCATCTCAAACCATTGGGCGCCCTTGCGCCACTGTGCAAGGGTGATGTTGCTGCGGTCGGCGAAGAAGGGGTTGTAGCGCACCTCGCTGTCGTGGTTCACAAAGCTGTCTACGAAGCTGGTGTTGGAGCCGGTGAGGACGGCGTGCACAGTGGGGAAGTCGTAGAGGGGGATGCATGACTCCGAGAGCAGCACGAAGCGCTCGTTGCTGAGGTCTAGCAGGGCGTTTGCCAGGAGCCGGCGCTCCGCCGCCACAAGAGACATATCCCCCCACATCGTTTtctgcatccaccaaatatgtcGTTGCATTTCAAACATATATATGCAGGAGCTAAAAACCATGCTGCTAGTCACTAGATTAGAACAATTAACAAAATAAGTGTAGATAAGAATGCTGGAGCTTTTTGTTAAAGAAAAGAATGCTGGAGTTGTTTCGATGGGAACAATCACAAGAAGAGACTAGGTCATCTGCGGGTCATGAATCTGATGATCTTAAGGTTTTTCAGTGCAGTGTAGCATTTTCTAGTGTCCATATCTTTAGAAGTTTAAGTACATCTAAACCAATGGATTATTTACAGATTTATCTATCTTTTTAGTACCTGGCTTGGTATTATGCGACCATAGAACACGGACTCCTCCGGAAGCGAACCAGTGTAGGAAGGATCAGTGTGCACATAGATGGAGTACAGGCCATCGTGCTCATTGAAGAACATCTCCCACAAAGGCCACAAAGGCAGGTTCCCTGttgtcaagaacaagaaggcaacctTTGGCACACGGTGGTACGGCGTGCTGCAGACCTTCGGTGCCATGGATGCCCACCAGAACAGCTCCTCGTCCATCATGTTGTGCATGGCGCTCTTTGGCCCCAAGAAGCGCATCACCCCTGCCACTTGCAGTTGCAGTGATGGTGGCGGCGGTATAGGCTGCAAGGGTGGGGATGGTGATGACACAGGAAGCTGTGGCAAAGGAATTGCAGGAGAGGGCATTGGTGGAACAAAAGGGATGTAGAAGTTTGGGAACTTGGAGTCGGAGATCATGCCCAGGACAAATCCTAAGGAAAAGACGAGAAGCATAGGCACCACGTTGAGGATTTTCCTGCCCAAGTGAGACATCGGCATAGACTTGCTTGTACCTCTCATGACTAGCAGGCTTAGCCTCAGCCCTCATGCTAGCAGCATGAATGAGAGAGAAATGCTGCTAGCTTGGTTATATGATCGCTGGCTGAACTAGTGATCTAACCATCCTTGAGGGTCCACGCAAGCAAGCACAACTTGTCCAAATTGACATTGCTTGTTCGTTCAAAAGTTCTATTTGAGTATTGACTAAGCAATTTTTTATGAGTAGGATATACCTCAGAAGCAATAATCTACGAGCCATAGGCCTCATCCTTTCCTTCCATTATTAGAAATCTAACAGAACATCTATTCCATATGTACGGACGGTAGCCAAAAGAAATTCCCTTTCTTGCACTGCCTCTGCCCGTGCTCGCGTCTGCAACCCTTATGctcccacacacatgcacatggacCTAGCTTCCatcagaccccccccccccccccccgccgccgccgcacgcctgACACGTCCGCACCCCCCCCTCCCCCGCACCCATCCCCATCCATTCGTCTCGCCCCCATAGACGCACCCCTACCCCGTCGTGCCCCCGACGTAGGCCCCTAGAGCGCCGCGCGCCACGTCCACTGGCTTGTCGCGCCCCATTCCCCGACGCCCCATGACTCTTCAAACAGCATGGAACATGTGCAATATGAAACACTTGAGTGCAACATACGTctcaaaacagatgaaacatatagttgcaacatatgtgtgaaacatatgcaatatccaaataTAGCAGCTTACAatatgaaaacacttgctgcaacagaagactgaaacagatgaaatattttggaacatactgttgcaacatatgtgtggaacattgtcgatgtttgaccaccgatagcctgccacgggggtacccggggcagtattgttcgggcttcagcgtatgcagaactcgacggttaacgcaagagacagtcgatttatcctggttcggaccctcgatctttgatcgagtaatagccctacgtccagtcggcgttagcctttgcgttggattgattgtgaagtatTGTGTTGTGTACAGTTGTTCtcttgaactcccgatccaaggagccctgccctcctttatataatcaggaggtcagagtcctagtcggtttacaatgagagttcctagtagaattagagagtaatactgctactaagattacaggagaagaatcctaattggactaggtcttctcccttccttgcggggtatcctgtgggtcccacaccgacaagcccccgagcacttcatggttgagttctggaagcctcgtctagttccttcaagtctcgtcgagcaggaacaagcgttgtccgagtgctttatTGAGCAAAACCgtatagcgcttcgtgagatttttgcgtggtgtgtacttttttgaagaaaaagtactcccatttggatgtagccctcgagcctcttgctgtttggcacaaggagctttgagggtcttttcttgaaatccccCTGACTCTTCGTCGAAAGGTTTCCGAGCATATACCCATCttttttgttgaaaagagctcggatttagctatgtccgggttctttttatcgaaaaagagctcggatatagctatgtccgggttctttttatcttgtggccttgaagtcgtctgttttgaagaagtcttctgagtgacgtgcgcttttttgaaaaaagggcactcactgagtgtatccctcgagcctcttgctatttggaacaaaaagttgaagggtcttgaatctgagttgttcgaaagaactgtatacctttcctttcgcagcccccgagcgtatatccgggttttttgtttaggaagaactcagatgcgaggtcttggcgtattctctgatagtctgctgttgtcagatgtagttgtatggtggtggttgggtGTAAAtgtcttttgttcacgggttgtactgtgttggtatattctcccgaatatgcttgttgttgaatattgttccttcatgcctgagtcctctttcattgaattctgtcttttcactgtatcATTTGTTAGACTTGTTTCATTGGTGCTCTTGGtctatgtgcaccgctcctttgatctataaataccctcccggagtgcttgttttcatccattgaataTTCTGTTGAAACATTTGTGGTCataaacatggtagtttgtgaagtagagcagcccccgggcgtgttttatagttcctgtgtgtcttgtcgtagctagaggaagtcttgttatagggattagaggtaggctaatcccacagcagcattgtaccaggatgtacgtggcggtagttggaggaagtcttgtgatgtggactttgtttcttcatctggcagttctaggttgatcctcgtcgcctgtcctaagactgtctggtgcagatcaacaccatatctagcatcacattggtcttgggtagacagatgcctgtcggccttctctgctctaTGTTGTCCtgtcgtgctgctgatttccgccttgggtgcactgtgtccgtcctttgaagaaaatagtgtagccgatggcggtttgtcctttcgagtagcaatttgggacacgtagtcgttcaagagcctagccatgtccgggttcctctttgctactttgcttttcgtggtaccgagttcgttgggtcttgtaaggtttgtaatcttctatttttgaagtcgcttgtaatggaaagaatcttgtcttctgagttatcatttatttttctgctgtaGTCCTGGTTGTTTATGAGGTTCCCGAGTTCTTTTCGTAAggaccgagttcttatgttccttgtaaGGTAgctcttcttttcttcatggttgatggGTTGTTTTTGTAGTAATCTGATAACCTCatcgtagtgctggatggataagtctaaaatctgcccgttgaattgtaccgttgtgtggatttgtgccctctgtcattttagctgcgttagtaaatggaccgttgcgttctcacacggtgctttaatgggcctggtgggccgtttttatcgctgtaaaatctatttaaagacccttcatcttcttttttttaCTGACCTTCTCTTGCCTTAAAAACCCTAGCTCTTAGAAATctaccgtcgccattgccgccgccgtcttagcgccgccgtccaaactttctcttcccctagttgcttttttgcctctattagtacatgggtaagaagaaaaccacgAGCAAGTCCCAGTCTAACTTCGTGGACTAGGAATCAT includes:
- the LOC136457818 gene encoding glycosyltransferase BC10-like, which produces MKDTNMPTRAPRSVGKLLYVVHMLLFVSLGFVLGMASIAKFPNIYTPFVASLPFPTPPLPPPPPPAATPLLPAPQNLRMGLMDLLAPSGVIHNMTDEELFWRASMAPKGHRTPYRRVPKIAFLFLVRGELPLRPMWEKFFAGHHELYSIYVHTDPSYTGSPPPDSVFYGRMIPSKETKWGHVSLVEAESRLLASALLDHGNERFVLLSEACIPVYNFSTVYAFLTGSATSFVDSYGNGDCRARYDRFFAERTNITIEHWRKGAQWFEMDRALALEVVADEPYIQMFRDFCVGRWRCLTDEHYLPTLLNLLGWTRNANRSLTYADWKRPQGMHPHTHDGAEVTEELINKIREDGGNRCFYNGARDGICSLFARKFSPDTLEPLLRLAPKVMGFG
- the LOC136460339 gene encoding glycosyltransferase BC10-like, with amino-acid sequence MRGTSKSMPMSHLGRKILNVVPMLLVFSLGFVLGMISDSKFPNFYIPFVPPMPSPAIPLPQLPVSSPSPPLQPIPPPPSLQLQVAGVMRFLGPKSAMHNMMDEELFWWASMAPKVCSTPYHRVPKVAFLFLTTGNLPLWPLWEMFFNEHDGLYSIYVHTDPSYTGSLPEESVFYGRIIPSQKTMWGDMSLVAAERRLLANALLDLSNERFVLLSESCIPLYDFPTVHAVLTGSNTSFVDSFVNHDSEVRYNPFFADRSNITLAQWRKGAQWFEMDRALAREVVSDDTYFPAFREYCAAQPNCLMDEHYIPTLLSLIGWRHNANRTLTYADWRIGEVHPQTYGRDDVTEDLIRKIRGGAGSGRNCTYNDGANGTCYLFARKFAHDALEPLFRLAPKVMGFA